From the Danio aesculapii chromosome 9, fDanAes4.1, whole genome shotgun sequence genome, one window contains:
- the gpr82 gene encoding probable G-protein coupled receptor 82, with protein sequence MSMQDADPSHFLGTNDSGTNQSICKIQPEESHAAILPWLYLSLALLGIPANGWVLVNLWRSERTPTVIFTLNIIFSDLLMCCSFFFRTVYHRKNIEWLSGTPVCNAVELIIYSCFYINLYCNMCFLLWTSINRYTTVVKPSHSLFQVFKHTRSSWILCFSTWLVIFIVVGTCMGLKLSLQINGSCFDQVVNSYTLYQNKFQTIHCLGVSTFFFILCLMLVSYSRLIFHLQRVRGGSLVSAGFGPGGGLKVRRKILTSVIMFVLCFLPYHVQRIILITSQHENCQEKFRIKMGTIFIAALSCCLHPLLQLVFRLRCCRVNRNTRHKPKPEISKSLDTHQMQTVQVSEDKKNGNELNHQPKQS encoded by the exons ATGTCTATGCAAGATGCTGATCCAAGTCACTTTTTAGGAACCAATGATTCAGGCACCAATCAAAG CATCTGCAAAATACAACCTGAAGAAAGCCATGCAGCCATTTTGCCCTGGCTCTATCTCTCTTTGGCTCTCCTGGGCATTCCAGCCAATGGATGGGTGTTGGTGAATCTCTGGAGATCAGAGAGGACGCCCACTGTCATCTTCACTCTCAACATAATCTTCTCGGACCTGCTGATGTGCTGCAGTTTTTTCTTCAGAACAGTTTACCACAGGAAGAACATTGAGTGGCTATCCGGAACTCCAGTCTGCAATGCAGTAGAGCTGATTATTTACTCTTGCTTCTACATTAACCTCTATTGCAACATGTGCTTTCTTTTATGGACCAGCATCAACCGTTATACCACGGTGGTAAAACCAAGCCACTCATTGTTTCAGGTGTTCAAACACACACGGTCTAGTTGGATCCTTTGCTTTTCTACCTGGCTGGTGATCTTCATAGTCGTTGGCACGTGCATGGGCCTTAAACTGAGCTTACAAATCAACGGAAGTTGCTTTGACCAAGTTGTCAACAGTTATACTCTCTATCAAAATAAATTCCAAACTATCCACTGCTTAGGTGTGTCAACGTTCTTCTTCATTTTGTGTTTGATGTTGGTCAGCTACAGCCGGTTGATCTTCCATCTGCAGAGGGTGAGGGGAGGAAGTTTAGTCAGTGCTGGATTTGGGCCAGGAGGAGGTCTAAAGGTTCGCAGGAAGATCTTGACTTCAGTCATAATGTTTGTACTCTGCTTCCTGCCCTATCACGTGCAAAGGATCATCTTAATAACATCGCAGCATGAAAACTGTCAGGAAAAGTTCAGGATAAAAATGGGCACCATCTTCATTGCAGCTCTCAGCTGTTGTCTGCATCCCCTCCTCCAGCTGGTCTTTCGTTTGCGCTGCTGTCGGGTCAATCGCAACACCAGGCACAAACCCAAACCTGAAATCTCTAAGAGCTTGGACACACATCAGATGCAAACTGTACAGGTATCGGAAGACAAGAAAAATGGAAATGAATTAAACCACCAACCAAAACAGTCTTGA